Proteins from a single region of Prinia subflava isolate CZ2003 ecotype Zambia chromosome 10, Cam_Psub_1.2, whole genome shotgun sequence:
- the SWT1 gene encoding transcriptional protein SWT1 isoform X2, which yields MSKKKLKKLAGKEVCLDGQDDKSSEDTRSYKHTVKGERDHERSKPEKDGREKKRHRSSCAFHDADGRSQEKSPKRSKTPDGSSDQTEKQKKIVIQFKAKEIKHGKTTRTPDVVTASKERSRFDGTEGKRLWHSFELQRDKALKKKREKAELCKLKQKAEKAMIEKFKSSVYEVPHKKAEGSKKRTENVRIPKKPPDSSAGSGHGDRPASKEPSALSSLWEEEEEEEEYKDFAVKKKYTSKHRSSHSSSEASPRRDSRKRKKHSSDSPKAPEHSGTKEGDLETTALCFKQDVEDPCTSDSCQGGEVRKPVPVPKSSEDSPPLQDSQNAETDQEMQIVEDLHVARVERRMALSVVQTCGELTSMEIDLPEQDLNISAGAFSSGLNILVVIDTNIMISHLEFVRSLKSEDIPGVDRLALIIPWVVLQELDNLKKGRMLQHVRDKAIPAVQFIYKCLKNQDSKLWGQSMQLASEKMYGLSDENNDDRVLQCCLQYQKLFPQALVVLCTDDKNLCSKAIVSEVKAFCKADLVTALQNVNANRPQSSEELQQPKQDTEFGKTRGSAGFTAQFPNVLPDLERNLGEALSCILETEMKLAFGNLWMEILYLKPPWTLANLLKCYKKHWMAVFGYVVPRSLLSTIECLSKHLYADKPFDSSTVHILLQESKKLLHAFSCRSDYNGVLPQAYAEVTKLCETLGEKMLRVKKWKPRCPICKALRKKSCIPASLWLRKTGTRKSGRSWKVFGTP from the exons ATGTCtaaaaagaagctgaagaaacTAGCTGGAAAGGAAGTCTGTTTGGATGGCCAGGATGACAAA aGCTCCGAAGACACAAGATCTTACAAGCACACtgtgaaaggagaaagagaccaTGAGAG ATCCAAACCAGAGAAAGATGGGCGAGAGAAGAAGCGACACCGAAGTTCTTGTGCTTTTCATGATGCAGATGGAAGATCCCAGGAAAAATCTCCAAAGAGAAGCAAAACCCCAGATGGTTCTTCAGatcaaactgaaaaacagaagaaaatagtGATCCAGTTTAAAGCCAAAGAAATCAAACATGGCAAAACCACCCGCACTCCCGATGTGGTGACTGCCAGCAAGGAAAGAAGTCGCTTTGatggaacagaaggaaaaaggctctggcacagctttgaACTTCAGAGGGACAAGGCACtgaagaagaagagagagaaagctgAACTCTGTAAActcaagcaaaaagcagaaaaagctaTGATAGAAAAGTTTAAGTCCTCTGTGTATGAGGTACCACATAAAAAGGCAGAGGGCTCAAAAAAGCGGACTGAGAACGTCAGAATTCCCAAAAAGCCAcctgacagctctgcagggagtgGGCACGGTGATAGGCCTGCCAGTAAGGAGCCAAGTGCATTATCTAGCCTctgggaagaagaggaagaggaagaagaataTAAGGACTTTGCTGTGAAGAAGAAGTACACCAGTAAACACAGATCATCACACTCCTCATCTGAAGCATCGCCACGACGGGACTCTcggaagagaaaaaaacacagctctgaTTCTCCCAAAGCTCCTGAGCACTCAGGAACTAAGGAAGGAGACTTGGAAACCACAGCACTGTGTTTTAAGCAG GATGTTGAGGATCCATGCACATCTGACTCCTGCCAGGGAGGTGAGGTCAGAAAACCTGTGCCTGTCCCAAAG agctctgaggaCTCTCCACCCCTTCAGGACAGTCAGAATGCAGAAACAGACCAAGAG ATGCAGATAGTTGAAGACTTGCACGTTGCTCGTGTGGAGAGGAGGATGGCCCTGTCTGTAGTGCAGACCTGTGGAGAACTTACAAGCATGGAGATAGATCTTCCAGAACaggatttaaatatttctgctg GGGCTTTTAGTTCTGGTCTGAACATCCTAGTGGTGATTGACACAAATATAATGATCAGTCACCTTGAGTTTGTGAGATCCCTGAAATCTGAGGATATACCAG gaGTTGATAGACTTGCATTAATAATTCCCTGGGTCGTCCTACAAGAGCTGGACAACTTGAAGAAGGGGAGGATGCTGCAGCATGTTCGGGACAAAGCTATCCCTGCAGTGCAGTTCATCTACAAGTGTCTCAAGAACCAGGACTCCAAACTGTGGGGGCAGTCCATGCAACTGGCTTCTGAAAAAATGT ATGGGCTGAGCGACGAGAACAACGACGACCGcgtcctgcagtgctgcctgcagtaccagaagctcttcccacaagCTCTTGTCGTCCTCTGCAC aGATGATAAAAATCTGTGTAGCAAAGCCATTGTGAGTGAGGTCAAGGCGTTCTGCAAAGCTGATCTGGTCACTGCTCTGCAGAATGTGAATGCAAACAGGCCCCAgagctctgaggagctgcagcagccaaagcagG ATACAGAATTTGGGAAGACAAGAGGCAGTGCTGGTTTTACTGCACAATTCCCAAATGTGCTTCCAGACCTTGAAAGGAATTTAGGAGAAGCTTTGTCTTGTATTTTGGAGACTGAGATGAAGCTTGCATTTGGAAACCTGTGGATGGAG ATCCTGTATCTGAAGCCACCATGGACCTTAGCAAACCTATTGAAATGTTATAAAAAACACTGGATGGCTGTTTTTGGTTATGTGGTGCCAAGGAGTTTACTTTCGACCATTGAATGTCTTTCCAAACACCTTTATGCAG ATAAACCATTTGACTCCTCAACAGTGCATATCCTGCTACAGGAATCCAAAAAGCTGCTCCATGCATTCAGCTGCAGGTCAGACTACAACGGTGTCCTGCCCCAGGCTTACGCTGAAGTGACAAAACTGTGTGAGACCCTCGGGGAG